Genomic DNA from Candidozyma auris chromosome 1, complete sequence:
TGCCCATCACAAGGGCAGATTGTTCTCCATTCTAAAACAAGTATACAAGGAACACCCACCTCGACGCGAGACTGACCCTGGCTGGTTGAAGTTCATGAGAGAGAAGACGCCCAAGTACCTAGCGCCAATTTCCAACTTCTACCGTGGGTTTGGACCCACCATCTTGGGAATGATTCCCTACGCTGGTGTTTCGTTCTACGTGCATGATTCCATCCACGATCTCTTTCGTTGCAAGCTACTTGCTCCCTACATGATGTCTGATCCGTACCCTTATGTTCCAAGCCATAAGGTGGTCAAGATGTCCAAAGATAAACAAAACGTGAGCTCAAGAGATTCTCGCAAACCACTTCGTGCCCCAGCACAGCTATTCGCTGGTGGCCTCGCAGGCATGTGCTCCCAGACAGCAGCCTACCCCTTCGAGGTGATTCGAAGGAGAATGCAAGTAGGGGGCGCCGTAAACAGCGGCAAGTTCCTCTCCTTCAAGCAGACAGTAAAACTTATATTTGCGGAGAGCGGATTCCGAGGGTTCTTTGTGGGATTGTCGATTGGGTACATGAAAGTGATACCGATGCTGGCGTgttccttctttgtctaCGAGAGATGCAAGGTTCTTCTAGGGATCTAGTGGTCGTTGTCTTTTCTCGTCTATTTATTTAGAGCTTCATAGAACTCACTGTATGGGCGCCATGCGTCCGTCATATATATACATGTATTAGAAGAACCAAGAAAACcacttgttcttcttcgtcactTTAGTTCCAAAACGTGGGACCTCAGAAGCTGCAGCTCCAGGGCCAATACGGAATCCCCACCTCTGCAACACTTTGACCACGGTAGGAGTCAAGGCAGCAGTCAAAGGTACTCTCACAAAGATGAGCGCTGATTTGTGTAGGCCATAAGCAAGAGCAAACTCTGTCCAAGAAAACCACGAGAACATGCCCTCAGGCTCAGGTTCGTGTTCTTCCTCGATCCTGTTGATCTCTTGCATCTTGTGCAACTCTTCGTCGCTCTTACCGTACCCAAAATACTGTTTCACCTGGTTTTCATACTTTTCGATTTCCTCCTTCCCCATCAGATGAACAAGCAAGTAACAAAGAGGCAAGTCGATGGCGCTCAATGTCAAATAAACACCCAAGGCGGAATAGCCGTAATCCTTGACTAGCTTTTTGATCCCCCTAGGCTCGGGCTTTTTCGGAACATTTGTAGACTGAAACCTCAATCTATGCTGAAGCTGCAACCTCGTCCTGGTAAGAAGCTCTGTAGGCTTGCCCAACCGAAGGCTCCGCTGAAAGTTTTGTCTAAACATGGTGATTGCAATGTAGTGAAGTAGGTGGAATGCAGTTAATCTTTGCATTCGCTGCAGGATGGGTGCCATAGGTGGTTTGGGGTAGACGACGCTACTACATTGCACAATTAATCATTACAGTTTCAACTGTTCAAGATAACGAAGAGACATGCTTAGTTATTTCCTGATATTATGGTAGTCAAGATTGCTCTCCATGGTGCGTGAGCTTTAGTATCTTGGTTTGTGAAGAACACTATGCAATGCACATATTCTACCATTGAGTAAACAATACTGGCTTATGCAATTACTTATTACCTGAAGGTTGAGTAGTACTTCTCTTGGGCAAACCTGAGCTTCACCCTCTCAAGCACCTCTTCGCTATATACATCCTCGAGCTTCTCGCCACCCTTCAACACTCTATTTTCatgattcttttgttcGTCTTTAGTCATCACAACCACGTTCTGATAGCTCAACTCCTTTTCAGGGTCCCAACGTGAAAGAGTTAATCTCGTGGAGTAGTTGGAAACCACCGATTTGCCCCGGAACACTTCCTCGACAATATACGGAACGTCTCTAAGAGCAACTGGTGTTCTTTGGTCTAAGTGTCCCAAACGCGCTTCCTGACCAGCTAAGCTTTGCAAAATACCATCGTATATCTTGTATCTGTTCTTGCCCTCGACATACTCAACTGGATATCCAGACACTGTTGTGATAATGTGAGTCGCCAATGCTAATCCGAACATCCCCGGCATCGTGCCGAGAACAGGGAGAATTCTCACACGGAAGTTCTTGAGCGCTGCAAGCTCCTCAACGTCTCCCTTAGCGATCTCATCTTCGTCCAAGGGCAAAAGACGAGCTTTGCGTGGGTCGGGTTTCTCCGCACTGAAAACAACAGGGATGTTACTGATAATACCTCTTTTGGTCAAGCGAATTCTGACAGATCTTGCGAGGGGATCTTCCT
This window encodes:
- a CDS encoding tRNA threonylcarbamoyladenosine dehydratase, producing the protein MASRVATVAVVAALVGAAAVEAYHRYCDVSLNKSAPDVEKKKHHSEELIREQLTRNYAFLTEEGMNKVRNQRIVIVGAGGVGSWVTTMLVRSGVGKIRIIDFDQVSLSSLNRHAVAKLKDVGTSKVDCLKNHLLEIAPWVEIDVCNKLWNKDAGEELILGGNFDPTLVVDCIDNIDTKVDLLAFCHERKLKVISSGGAACKSDPTRINIADISKTEEDPLARSVRIRLTKRGIISNIPVVFSAEKPDPRKARLLPLDEDEIAKGDVEELAALKNFRVRILPVLGTMPGMFGLALATHIITTVSGYPVEYVEGKNRYKIYDGILQSLAGQEARLGHLDQRTPVALRDVPYIVEEVFRGKSVVSNYSTRLTLSRWDPEKELSYQNVVVMTKDEQKNHENRVLKGGEKLEDVYSEEVLERVKLRFAQEKYYSTFR
- the LEU5 gene encoding coenzyme A transporter, with amino-acid sequence MDESHRMRRSAPQQNGTIPTKTGSPEHEPTDPTIRPTSSQKIIDKHSTEYVVRSGIAGGISGSAAKTLIAPMDRIKILFQTSNPEFLKYRGSFSGFFLAGRKIWTSDGLYGLFQGHSVTLLRIFPYAAIKFVAYEQIRSILIPNDSYETAVRRFMAGSLSGLTSVFFTYPLDLIRVRLAFETRELQHTVPGHDHQKFIAHHKGRLFSILKQVYKEHPPRRETDPGWLKFMREKTPKYLAPISNFYRGFGPTILGMIPYAGVSFYVHDSIHDLFRCKLLAPYMMSDPYPYVPSHKVVKMSKDKQNVSSRDSRKPLRAPAQLFAGGLAGMCSQTAAYPFEVIRRRMQVGGAVNSGKFLSFKQTVKLIFAESGFRGFFVGLSIGYMKVIPMSACSFFVYERCKVLLGI
- the NAT2 gene encoding Nat2p; the protein is MFRQNFQRSLRLGKPTELLTRTRLQLQHRLRFQSTNVPKKPEPRGIKKLVKDYGYSALGVYLTLSAIDLPLCYLLVHSMGKEEIEKYENQVKQYFGYGKSDEELHKMQEINRIEEEHEPEPEGMFSWFSWTEFALAYGLHKSALIFVRVPLTAALTPTVVKVLQRWGFRIGPGAAASEVPRFGTKVTKKNKWFSWFF